In Paenibacillus dendritiformis, the DNA window GGAAGAGGAGACCAGAGTCTATACGCATCAGCCGTCCTCTGTATCCGAATCGGCTCCTATGGCGGAAGATGGCGGCCGATGGGAGCCTCCGCAGCCGGAGGATAACGAGGATCGAGAGGCGGAGGCGCGTTACACGTACCATCCGGACCGTCTCTCGTCTCACGACGGCCTGACAAGGCAGAAGGAGGAATTCTCCATCCCGCCGCTGGAGTCCAGCCGATCCGGTCGGGAGATGAATATTACCGTCGGCGGCAGACCGGTCGCGAGGAAGCGGGAGGAGCCTTCCGTTCGCCGCTGCCCGAACTGCAACTCCGCCGCAGAGCCGGAGGCGAAGTGGTGCGAGCGCTGCGGCACGCCATTTATATGAACGGTGAAGAGCCGCGGAACGATTTGGAGAGAACCTGACGGTTCTCTTTTTTATGCGGACTGTCGACAAATAGCGACGTTCTTCGATGAAAAAAACTCCGGATTGAGTTACAATGACAACATAGAACGCCAGGTGAACAGCCTTGGTATGTGACAGATGTATTCGTAGAGTGGGAGGCTGGCCTGATGGAAGGACTCGTATCGCATTTGCGAGCGCTCGGGTTCACGGAAATGGAAGCAAAGATTGTTGTCAGTTTGTCGGAGCAGGGCGCAATGACCGGATATGAAATCGCCAAAAAGCTGGGGGTATCCCGTTCCAACGTCTATGCCGCGCTGCAGCGCCTTGTCGTTCAGGGCGTCATCCTTCACCGCAAGGGAGATCCGTCTCATTATGCGGCTCTGCCGGCGGAGGAACTGACGAAGCTTCTCGCGGCCCGTCTGGAGACATCGCTGCGTTATGTGGAGGAGCATATGCCAACGGCGGAAGCGGACGGCAGCTCCTTCTACAGTGTCGAAGGGGAACGGGCCGTATCGGATACGATCAAGCGCACACTTCATGAGGCCGAACGGGAGATTATCGTCGATGTATGGCCCGATGAAGCGGCCGAGCTGCGAGAGGAGCTGCTCCTGGCGGAAGCGCGGGGAGTGAAGGTGCTGTGGTCGATCGCCGGGCATGAAGGCCGGATGACCGAACGGATTTGGCCGATGTCGGGGACGGTGGAGAGCGAGCCGCGGCATTTCGCTTTTGTGGTCGACCGGCGGGAGACGCTGATTGGGGCCCGGGGCCACGGCCAGGCGACCAAAGCGCTGTTGACGGAGCACCCGGCCGTGACGCGTCTCGTTCTAAGCCATTTCCTCCAAGAGGCGGTGCTCTATGAACTGGAGCGGGAGATGGACCCGCACGGCCAGCGGCGCTTCAGCGAACGGATTGAGGAGATTATGGCCAAATATTTTGACTAAATTTCGAACTTTGTGAAAAATGAAACAAATTCCTGAAACGTGAATCAACTCATTGCGTATTGATCAATATAGGAAGAAATGTGATGCGTCGCTCTGCCAGGCCAAGCAATTCAAGCGAGCGTGATGCGCGGTGCATCGGGCGTGGCGCGACGGGCAGTCTACCATCTGGATGGAACCAAGCCGGGCGACAGCATAGAGGAGGAAGTCAGATGGAGTGCATAGTTCATTTTGAAGCTGTACATCGTGGAGCGGGAGAGATTGCGAAGCTGCGCGGACTGATCATGACGGAGGAAGGGAAGAAGCCGACGCCGCCGGAACTGGAGGAGATGTTCGGGATGATGGGATATAACGTGCGCTGCACGGATAAAGACAGTCTGATTTTCGCGCCGAATACGAGCGAGGGCGATATTGAAGAGATTCGCGTCAAGAAGCTGGATATCGGGGAGGAGTCTTACACCCCGGACATGCAGCTGCGCGCTATTGCCGAACAATTGATGAACAAGCCGAACCGGCCGATGTAGCGGGGGCAGAAGAGGATTTGTCCGGCGGTGCATTCGAATAATAGAAGCAAGGCCTTCTTCCCCGACATGCGGTGACACGCATGCGGAGAAGAAGGCCTTGCTTCATTCCGGCCGGCTAGGCGCGTGCGCCGGACTCGTCCAGCATGGACGTGCAATGTGCGCAGCGTACGGCCTCCTTCGGAATGTCCGAGAGGCAGTACGGGCATTCCTTCGTTGTCGGCTCCGCCGGCGTCTCCTCTGCCTTCTTCCGGCGGTGCAGCATATTGGCGCCCTTCACGATCAGGAAGACGCAGAAAGCGACAATGAGGAAATCGATGATGACATTGATGAATTGGCCGTAGGCAATGACGGCGACCCCGGCTTCTTGCGCTTGGGCCAGCGACAAGGAAGAGACGGGTTGTCCATTCACGACCAGATCCGGATCAAGCGGAATGAACAGATCCTTGAAGTTCATTCCGCCCAACAGCTTGCCGATTGGCGGCATGACGAGATCGTTGACGATGGAGGTGACGATTTTGTTGAAGGCGCCTCCGATAATCACCCCGACGGCGAGATCGATAACGTTGCCCCGAACGGCGAATTGTTTGAACTCTTCAAAAAAAGAGCCTACTTTTGATTTGGCCATCCGTAATTATTCTCCTTTCCGATATGAACTGGCTGTCCCTAATGATGCTATACGGCCAGCCGGGCGCAGCAGCGCCCCGGTCAGCGTGAGCGCTGCGGAATCATCAACTGCAGCTTGCCCGGAGCGGCAGCGGCGTGCAGCGGGGTCGCCGAGACGCGCTCTCCGTCCCCGTATGTCCAGCGGCGGACCGCGGAGCGGACGCCTATCTGCCGGCCGCGCAGCATGGTAACATACGGAAGCATGCGATGGCGTCCCGAATAGACGGTCGGGAAGAGCCGGAGCAGTTCCCAGCGGGTGCAGCCGTGTACGACGCAGACATCCAATAGTCCGTCTCCGGCTTCCGCATCAGGACAGATGGGGATGCCGCCCCCGTAATAGGGGACGTTGGTAATGGCGGCGAGCCAGACGTCCTTGAAGGAGCGGGCCGCGCCATCCACGATGATGTCGGCGTCTGCAGGCCGGAAGCGGAACAAGGTTCGCAGCATGCCGTATACATACGCGAGCGATCCGATGCCAAGCCGGTTGAACCACCTTTTGTAGGGACTCGCATTGACATATTGCGCCACGTCCGCATCGAATCCGGTCGCGAGCGCGGTCAGCGTCCATTGGCCGTTCGCATAAATCAGATCGACGATGGACCGCTCTCCATGGAGAATCGTATGCAGCGCCTCCAGCGGATCCCTCGGGAGGGAAAAGCCGCGCGCCGTATCGTTGCCTGAACCTGCGGGGATAATGCCCAGGGTCGCTTCCGTGCCGACCAGCAGCGGAAGCAGGCGGTGAATGGTCCCGTCTCCCCCGATCACGACAATGAGAGCGCCGGGATTGCGCTCTACATAGTTCCGAACCGCCTCCTCCGCTTCTTCTGACGTCCGCGTAAGACTGGAGTCGTAAGGGATGTCGAATCGCCGCAGGCAATCCTCTACGCTGCGCCAGATCCCTATTCCTCTTCCGTTCCCCGCATTGCGGTTCACCACAAACAGCATCATGCTCTCTCCTATGTCGTATCGAGTCCAACGCGATGGCTGGACCAGGGTCATCTATGATTCTATTATCATAGCAAAACAGCGGTGGTTTGCGTGAACTTTTTGCAAGGAAGATCCCGGCAACGGGCAGGAAAAATAAGGGATCCGTCGAATGGATCGAATGGGCCATCGTTCGAATGGACCGGTATCGCCAATAAGGATTTCAGGGAGGCTGCTGCCGCATGTCCATGTTCAATCGTTTCTTGGCAAGCGCGATGTACGGAGGAAGCCAGATTGATACCTTGCTGGAACGGGGGCGCTATGCGCCGGGCGAGCAGATGCGCGGCGTCGTGAAGCTTCGCGGCGGCCCCTTGTCCCGAAGAATCGAAGGGATTTACCTGATTTTGCAGACCGATTATGCCGTGCCGGACCTTCCTCAAGGCATGCCGAGGGGCTGCACGCTGATGCGTTATCCTATCTGTTCCTATGTAAGCGTGGAGCCGCTGGAGACGAAGGAGATCCCTTTTTGTTTCCGGCTTCCGGCCCATTTGCCCTTGACTATCGGCGAGACCTCCGTCTGGCTGCAGACGGTAATGGAGACCGGGGAGGCGAGGGAGCCTTCGGATGAGGATCGGATTGAAGTGATCCCGAGCGTGGAGCAGAGCATCGTCATCGATGCGGTGAACCGGCTGGGCTTTCGGCTGCGAAGCGTTCACTGCCTCCCCTGGGATGGA includes these proteins:
- a CDS encoding TrmB family transcriptional regulator — translated: MEGLVSHLRALGFTEMEAKIVVSLSEQGAMTGYEIAKKLGVSRSNVYAALQRLVVQGVILHRKGDPSHYAALPAEELTKLLAARLETSLRYVEEHMPTAEADGSSFYSVEGERAVSDTIKRTLHEAEREIIVDVWPDEAAELREELLLAEARGVKVLWSIAGHEGRMTERIWPMSGTVESEPRHFAFVVDRRETLIGARGHGQATKALLTEHPAVTRLVLSHFLQEAVLYELEREMDPHGQRRFSERIEEIMAKYFD
- a CDS encoding dipeptidyl aminopeptidase — its product is MECIVHFEAVHRGAGEIAKLRGLIMTEEGKKPTPPELEEMFGMMGYNVRCTDKDSLIFAPNTSEGDIEEIRVKKLDIGEESYTPDMQLRAIAEQLMNKPNRPM
- the mscL gene encoding large conductance mechanosensitive channel protein MscL, coding for MAKSKVGSFFEEFKQFAVRGNVIDLAVGVIIGGAFNKIVTSIVNDLVMPPIGKLLGGMNFKDLFIPLDPDLVVNGQPVSSLSLAQAQEAGVAVIAYGQFINVIIDFLIVAFCVFLIVKGANMLHRRKKAEETPAEPTTKECPYCLSDIPKEAVRCAHCTSMLDESGARA
- a CDS encoding diacylglycerol/lipid kinase family protein; its protein translation is MMLFVVNRNAGNGRGIGIWRSVEDCLRRFDIPYDSSLTRTSEEAEEAVRNYVERNPGALIVVIGGDGTIHRLLPLLVGTEATLGIIPAGSGNDTARGFSLPRDPLEALHTILHGERSIVDLIYANGQWTLTALATGFDADVAQYVNASPYKRWFNRLGIGSLAYVYGMLRTLFRFRPADADIIVDGAARSFKDVWLAAITNVPYYGGGIPICPDAEAGDGLLDVCVVHGCTRWELLRLFPTVYSGRHRMLPYVTMLRGRQIGVRSAVRRWTYGDGERVSATPLHAAAAPGKLQLMIPQRSR
- a CDS encoding sporulation protein; the encoded protein is MSMFNRFLASAMYGGSQIDTLLERGRYAPGEQMRGVVKLRGGPLSRRIEGIYLILQTDYAVPDLPQGMPRGCTLMRYPICSYVSVEPLETKEIPFCFRLPAHLPLTIGETSVWLQTVMETGEAREPSDEDRIEVIPSVEQSIVIDAVNRLGFRLRSVHCLPWDGSGFVSFMQPFEFVAASSFQELISGLRLVFWRGPEGMELYVYTEQAWEEMRLKPLAAPLEDDHRIKHYSLSDMEWRLLGAEELAEELAEWIRTQYRYVT